Proteins found in one Cellulomonas palmilytica genomic segment:
- the rnpA gene encoding ribonuclease P protein component, with amino-acid sequence MLPAAHRMRHSADFEQAVRRGARGGRETLVVHLTTRTDPGPDGPVVGFVVSKAVGNAVVRNRVKRRLRALVGERLTSLPASASLVVRAQVAAADATYGRLGSDLDGALRTAVRRAEAAR; translated from the coding sequence GTGCTGCCCGCCGCGCACCGGATGCGTCACTCCGCCGACTTCGAGCAGGCGGTGCGACGCGGTGCGCGAGGCGGTCGGGAGACGTTGGTGGTGCATCTGACGACGCGAACCGACCCCGGGCCTGACGGCCCGGTGGTCGGTTTCGTCGTGTCCAAGGCCGTGGGCAACGCGGTCGTGCGCAACCGCGTCAAGCGGCGCCTGCGGGCGCTCGTGGGGGAGCGGCTCACCTCGCTGCCGGCGTCCGCGTCGCTCGTCGTCCGCGCTCAGGTGGCGGCGGCGGACGCCACGTACGGCCGGCTCGGATCGGACCTGGACGGCGCGCTGCGGACCGCGGTGCGCCGCGCGGAGGCGGCGCGATGA
- the dnaN gene encoding DNA polymerase III subunit beta → MRFRVERDVLAEAVTWTARSLPTRPPVPVLAGVRIEADATGVIQLSSFDYEVSARSQIPADVSEPGTVLVSGRLLAEISRALPDKPVDVTLDGTKVVVTCGASRFTLLTMPVEDYPNLPVMPPVTGTVDGDALTHAVAQVSVAASRDDTLPLLTGVRVEIEGEKVTLLATDRYRLALRELTWTPASPDISTVALVRARTLSDAAKSLGSAGSVTVSLSTGAGVDLIGFEAGGRQSTSLLVDGDYPPVRRLFPDETPIHAVVATSPLVEAAKRVALVAERNTPIRLSFSQGQVVLDAGQGDDAQASEALEATLDGEDISVAFNPQFLADGLGALDTPFVRMSFTHPNKPVEFTGQGSLEGEDDKTYRYLLVPIRFAS, encoded by the coding sequence ATGAGGTTCCGGGTCGAGCGGGACGTTCTCGCCGAGGCCGTCACCTGGACGGCGCGCAGCTTGCCGACCCGTCCTCCGGTGCCGGTCCTGGCGGGCGTGCGCATCGAGGCCGACGCGACCGGTGTCATCCAGCTCTCGAGCTTCGACTACGAGGTGTCCGCACGCTCGCAGATCCCCGCGGACGTCTCCGAGCCGGGCACGGTCCTGGTGTCGGGTCGTCTGCTGGCGGAGATCTCGCGTGCGCTGCCCGACAAGCCGGTCGACGTGACGCTCGACGGCACGAAGGTCGTCGTGACGTGTGGCGCGAGCCGCTTCACGCTCCTCACGATGCCCGTCGAGGACTACCCGAACCTCCCGGTGATGCCGCCGGTGACGGGCACGGTCGACGGTGACGCCCTGACGCACGCGGTCGCGCAGGTGTCGGTCGCGGCGAGCCGCGACGACACGCTCCCGCTGCTCACGGGTGTGCGCGTGGAGATCGAGGGCGAGAAGGTCACGCTCCTGGCGACGGACCGCTACCGCCTCGCGCTGCGCGAGCTCACGTGGACGCCGGCGTCGCCGGACATCTCGACGGTCGCGCTCGTGCGCGCCCGCACCCTGTCGGACGCCGCGAAGTCCCTGGGCAGCGCCGGCTCCGTCACGGTGAGCCTGTCGACGGGTGCGGGCGTGGACCTGATCGGCTTCGAGGCCGGCGGCCGCCAGAGCACGAGCCTGCTCGTCGACGGCGACTACCCGCCCGTGCGCCGGCTGTTCCCCGACGAGACGCCCATCCACGCGGTCGTCGCGACGTCCCCGCTGGTGGAGGCGGCGAAGCGTGTCGCGCTCGTCGCGGAGCGCAACACCCCGATCCGTCTGTCGTTCTCGCAGGGCCAGGTCGTGCTCGACGCGGGTCAGGGCGACGACGCGCAGGCGTCGGAGGCGCTCGAGGCGACGCTCGACGGCGAGGACATCTCGGTGGCGTTCAACCCGCAGTTCCTGGCCGACGGCCTGGGCGCGCTCGACACCCCGTTCGTGCGGATGTCGTTCACGCACCCGAACAAGCCGGTCGAGTTCACGGGTCAGGGCTCGCTCGAGGGCGAGGACGACAAGACGTACCGCTACCTGCTGGTGCCGATCCGCTTCGCGAGCTGA
- the rsmG gene encoding 16S rRNA (guanine(527)-N(7))-methyltransferase RsmG yields MGSNDAAELHETDDPSDDRDTLEGDPRLSEFFGAAWEQVSAFHAMLTEQGVLRGLIGPREVARLWERHLLNSAAAVPFLPKDGSIVDLGSGAGLPGVVVAAMLPDAHVVLLEPMERRTDWLGEVVDRLDLSNAEVRRARAQEALDLQVDAVTTRAVAAMEKLYGWATPLIRPGGTLVALKGARAAEEIENGRRAARRAHVGAVELHEVSTLDGVEPTRVVVAVHEGRKSVRKA; encoded by the coding sequence ATGGGCAGCAACGACGCGGCTGAGCTCCACGAGACCGACGATCCCTCGGACGACCGGGACACCCTGGAGGGCGACCCGCGGCTCTCGGAGTTCTTCGGGGCGGCTTGGGAGCAGGTCAGCGCGTTCCACGCCATGCTGACCGAACAGGGGGTGCTGCGCGGGCTCATCGGGCCACGCGAGGTGGCGCGGCTCTGGGAGCGGCACCTGCTGAACTCCGCCGCGGCAGTCCCGTTCCTTCCGAAGGACGGGTCCATCGTCGACCTGGGGAGTGGTGCGGGACTTCCCGGCGTGGTCGTCGCGGCGATGCTGCCCGATGCGCACGTCGTGCTTCTGGAGCCGATGGAGCGACGGACCGACTGGCTGGGCGAGGTCGTCGACCGGCTGGATCTCTCGAACGCCGAGGTCCGGCGCGCGCGAGCGCAGGAGGCACTCGACCTGCAGGTCGATGCCGTGACGACCCGCGCAGTCGCCGCGATGGAGAAGCTGTACGGATGGGCGACGCCGCTCATCCGACCCGGTGGCACGCTCGTGGCCCTCAAGGGCGCCCGTGCCGCGGAAGAGATCGAGAACGGTCGCCGCGCGGCGCGTCGAGCGCACGTCGGGGCCGTGGAGCTGCACGAGGTGAGCACGCTGGACGGCGTCGAGCCGACCCGCGTCGTCGTCGCCGTGCACGAAGGGCGGAAGAGTGTTCGGAAGGCGTAA
- a CDS encoding ParA family protein: MAELQLDARRRIELRGRQFPRPAETRVVTVANQKGGVGKTTTTVNLAAALAQSGLNVLVLDNDPQGNASTALGIEHRAGTPSIYEVLVEGAPIAEAVQESPDVPNLWCLPATIDLSGAEIELVSMVARETRLRSALDTYLQWRVDNGMERIDYVFVDCPPSLGLLTVNAFVVAREVLIPIQCEYYALEGLSQLLKTIQLIQAHLNPDLHVSTILLTMYDARTNLAQQVAAEVREHFPDRTLRTTVPRSVRISEAPSYGQTVMTYDAGSSGALAYLEAAREIAERGAAAGTPTTPTSVTAASGTEEDR; this comes from the coding sequence ATGGCCGAGCTCCAGCTGGACGCGCGTCGGCGCATCGAGCTGCGGGGGCGGCAGTTCCCGCGGCCCGCGGAGACGCGCGTGGTGACCGTCGCGAACCAGAAGGGTGGCGTCGGAAAGACGACGACCACCGTGAACCTCGCTGCCGCCCTCGCGCAGTCGGGGCTCAACGTGCTCGTCCTCGACAACGACCCGCAGGGGAACGCGTCGACCGCTCTGGGCATCGAGCACCGCGCGGGGACGCCCTCCATCTACGAGGTGCTGGTCGAGGGCGCGCCCATCGCCGAGGCCGTGCAGGAGAGCCCGGACGTCCCGAACCTCTGGTGCCTGCCCGCGACGATCGACCTCTCGGGCGCGGAGATCGAGCTCGTGTCGATGGTGGCGCGGGAGACGCGCCTGCGCAGCGCGCTCGACACGTACCTGCAGTGGCGCGTCGACAACGGCATGGAGCGCATCGACTACGTGTTCGTCGACTGCCCGCCGAGCCTGGGCCTGCTCACGGTGAACGCGTTCGTCGTGGCGCGCGAGGTGCTGATCCCGATCCAGTGCGAGTACTACGCGCTCGAAGGATTGAGCCAGCTGCTCAAGACGATCCAGCTGATCCAGGCGCACCTGAACCCGGACCTGCACGTCTCCACGATCCTGCTCACGATGTACGACGCACGCACGAACCTCGCGCAGCAGGTCGCCGCCGAGGTCCGTGAGCACTTCCCGGACCGCACGCTGCGGACCACCGTGCCGCGTTCGGTCCGGATCTCCGAGGCACCGAGCTACGGCCAGACCGTCATGACCTACGACGCCGGCTCGTCGGGCGCCCTCGCGTACCTCGAGGCGGCACGAGAGATCGCCGAGCGAGGCGCGGCGGCCGGCACCCCCACCACACCGACCAGCGTGACCGCGGCGAGCGGCACGGAGGAGGACCGATGA
- a CDS encoding ParB/RepB/Spo0J family partition protein, translating into MSEKRRGLGRGLGALIPAGLDGQRPAKDRPVDVFFPDLGDQHAEPGAATTTAVIDGAAPATDAPATTAVPVDVPADAATGVATAPVQDSSAATNGTAATNGTVASESAAAAVDAPTSTVAPAVVEDLDGLVPVPGARFAELPVGSIRPNPKQPRTVFEEEALDELVGSIREIGVLQPVVVRQVDEGYELIMGERRWRATQAAGLDTIPAIIRETEDGDLLRDALLENLHRSQLNPLEEAAAYQQLLDDFGCTHEELATRIHRSRPQISNTLRLLKLPPLVQRRVAAGVLSAGHARALLGLADGAAIERLAQRIVAEGLSVRAVEEIVSLGGDEAAPGARRAAPRAGQRNEALDELATRLSDRLDTRVKVQLGKSRGRLTVEFASVQDLNRILATLAPDDPGLLKG; encoded by the coding sequence ATGAGCGAGAAGCGACGCGGACTGGGCCGCGGCCTGGGTGCGCTGATTCCGGCTGGGCTCGACGGCCAGCGCCCGGCCAAGGACCGTCCGGTCGACGTCTTCTTCCCGGACCTCGGGGACCAGCACGCCGAGCCGGGCGCGGCGACGACGACCGCGGTGATCGACGGCGCTGCCCCCGCGACGGACGCCCCCGCGACGACCGCTGTGCCGGTCGACGTGCCGGCCGATGCGGCGACCGGGGTGGCGACCGCGCCTGTGCAGGACTCCTCGGCGGCGACGAACGGCACGGCCGCGACGAACGGCACGGTGGCGTCCGAGAGCGCTGCTGCGGCCGTCGACGCCCCCACCTCCACGGTCGCGCCGGCGGTCGTCGAGGACCTGGACGGGCTCGTGCCCGTCCCGGGTGCGCGGTTCGCGGAGCTGCCGGTGGGGTCGATCCGACCCAACCCGAAGCAGCCGCGCACGGTCTTCGAGGAGGAGGCGCTCGACGAGCTGGTCGGCTCGATCCGCGAGATCGGCGTGCTGCAGCCCGTCGTCGTGCGGCAGGTCGACGAGGGCTACGAGCTCATCATGGGCGAGCGTCGCTGGCGCGCGACGCAGGCGGCGGGCCTGGACACGATCCCGGCCATCATCCGTGAGACGGAGGACGGGGACCTGCTGCGCGACGCGCTGCTGGAGAACCTCCACCGCTCGCAGCTCAACCCGCTCGAGGAGGCGGCCGCCTACCAGCAGCTGCTGGACGACTTCGGGTGCACGCACGAGGAGCTCGCGACGCGCATCCACCGCTCGCGGCCGCAGATCTCGAACACCCTGCGTCTGCTGAAGCTGCCGCCGCTCGTGCAGCGCCGCGTCGCGGCGGGGGTGCTCTCCGCGGGGCACGCGCGTGCGCTGCTGGGTCTTGCGGACGGTGCGGCGATCGAGCGTCTGGCGCAGCGGATCGTGGCCGAGGGCCTGTCGGTGCGTGCGGTGGAGGAGATCGTCTCGCTCGGTGGCGACGAGGCCGCTCCCGGCGCCCGCCGCGCGGCGCCGCGGGCCGGTCAGCGGAACGAGGCGCTCGACGAGCTCGCGACGCGGCTCTCGGACCGGCTCGACACGCGTGTGAAGGTGCAGCTCGGCAAGTCGCGCGGCCGGCTGACGGTCGAGTTCGCGTCGGTGCAGGACCTCAACCGGATCCTCGCGACGCTGGCTCCGGATGACCCGGGTCTGCTGAAGGGCTGA
- the rpmH gene encoding 50S ribosomal protein L34 has protein sequence MSKRTFQPNNRRRAKTHGFRLRMRTRAGRAILAARRRKGRAELSA, from the coding sequence GTGAGCAAGCGCACGTTCCAGCCGAACAACCGGCGCCGCGCCAAGACGCACGGCTTCCGTCTGCGCATGCGGACCCGCGCGGGCCGCGCGATCCTCGCCGCTCGTCGGCGCAAGGGTCGCGCCGAGCTCTCGGCCTGA
- the gnd gene encoding phosphogluconate dehydrogenase (NAD(+)-dependent, decarboxylating) codes for MRIGLVGLGKMGANMRERIRRSGIEVVGYDRNPDVTDVPSLEALVEALPAGERVVWVMVPSGAVTDAVIHDLAGLLTAGDLVIDGGNSYYQDDEPHAALLREHGIGFVDAGVSGGVWGLENGYGLMVGGDAELVERAMPVFDALRPEGERADGFVHAGTVGAGHYSKMVHNGIEYGLMQAYAEGYELLAAKDLVTDVHGTMRAWTQGTVVRSWLLELLVRALEQDPGLAAIDDWVEDSGEGRWTVDEAIDLAVPAPVISAALFARFASRQGESPAMKAVAALRQQFGGHAVKPAPPA; via the coding sequence ATGAGGATCGGTCTGGTCGGGCTGGGCAAGATGGGCGCGAACATGCGCGAGCGCATCCGCCGGTCCGGGATCGAGGTCGTCGGGTACGACCGCAATCCCGACGTCACGGACGTGCCGTCGCTCGAGGCGCTGGTCGAGGCGCTGCCCGCGGGCGAGCGCGTCGTGTGGGTCATGGTCCCGTCGGGCGCGGTCACGGACGCGGTGATCCACGACCTCGCGGGTCTGCTGACGGCGGGTGACCTGGTCATCGACGGCGGGAACTCGTACTACCAGGACGACGAGCCGCACGCGGCGCTGCTGCGCGAGCACGGCATCGGGTTCGTCGACGCGGGGGTCTCGGGCGGTGTGTGGGGACTGGAGAACGGGTACGGCCTCATGGTCGGCGGTGATGCCGAGCTCGTGGAGCGCGCGATGCCGGTGTTCGACGCGCTGCGGCCGGAGGGCGAGCGCGCGGACGGGTTCGTGCACGCCGGCACGGTCGGCGCGGGGCACTACTCGAAGATGGTGCACAACGGCATCGAGTACGGCCTGATGCAGGCGTACGCCGAGGGCTACGAGCTGCTCGCGGCGAAGGACCTGGTCACGGACGTGCACGGGACGATGCGCGCGTGGACCCAGGGCACGGTCGTGCGGTCCTGGCTGCTCGAGCTCCTCGTGCGGGCGCTCGAGCAGGACCCGGGCCTCGCGGCGATCGACGACTGGGTCGAGGACTCGGGCGAGGGCCGGTGGACGGTCGACGAGGCGATCGACCTCGCGGTGCCGGCACCGGTGATCTCGGCCGCGCTGTTCGCCCGGTTCGCGTCCCGCCAGGGCGAGTCCCCGGCCATGAAGGCCGTCGCGGCGCTGCGTCAGCAGTTCGGCGGCCACGCGGTCAAGCCCGCCCCGCCCGCCTGA
- a CDS encoding Jag family protein — protein sequence MTTQNDADTGATTRLEEEGEIAADYLEELLDIADLDGDIDIDVDHGRAAVEIVSEDPEDRSLRRLAGRDGEVLDALQELTRLAVQAKTGERSRLMLDVAGYRAGRRAALAEVANEAVARVKASGEPVSLEAMNPFERKVVHDAVAAAGLASDSEGVEPNRYVVVRPA from the coding sequence ATGACGACTCAGAACGACGCCGACACCGGAGCGACGACGCGCCTCGAGGAGGAGGGCGAGATCGCGGCCGACTACCTCGAGGAGCTCCTCGACATCGCGGACCTGGACGGCGACATCGACATCGACGTCGACCATGGCCGCGCCGCGGTCGAGATCGTCTCCGAGGACCCCGAGGACCGCTCGCTGCGCCGGCTCGCCGGACGCGACGGAGAGGTGCTCGACGCGCTCCAGGAGCTCACCCGCCTGGCCGTCCAGGCCAAGACCGGGGAGCGCAGCCGCCTCATGCTCGACGTCGCGGGGTACCGCGCCGGGCGTCGCGCGGCCCTGGCCGAGGTCGCGAACGAGGCCGTCGCTCGCGTGAAGGCGAGCGGCGAGCCGGTCTCCCTCGAGGCGATGAACCCCTTCGAGCGCAAGGTCGTGCACGACGCCGTGGCCGCTGCCGGCTTGGCCAGCGACTCCGAGGGCGTCGAGCCCAACCGCTACGTGGTGGTCCGCCCGGCCTGA
- the yidC gene encoding membrane protein insertase YidC encodes MGWFDGLLNPIMVAVAWIMVQFHSLFKAMGLDEDGGLAWTLSIVGLVVVIRILLIPLFFKQIKASRGMQLLAPEMQAIQKKYKGKTDPASREAMSRETMELYRKHGTNPFASCLPILLQSPIFFALFRVLNSLKPLSEGTYPRGDSIGPMTQDLASSAESATIFGAPLSGTFMQANGDIHIQLVTVLLIVAMSATTFFTQRQLTRKNMPPSALEGPMAQQQKVLLYVLPLIFAFSGVNFPIGVLVYWTTTNLWSMGQQFYTIRRMPAPGSEAERLMLERRARKGKGPVIEVPATVVDEKPRGQRQQPKRKDRQKPTARAAGTSASDVQDAPVSDAPVTDAPVTDAPVTDAPVTDAPVTKAKPKSGGVTPKKAGGPPPKNAGQSSKKPRPKN; translated from the coding sequence ATGGGTTGGTTCGACGGACTGCTGAACCCGATCATGGTCGCGGTGGCCTGGATCATGGTCCAGTTCCACTCGCTGTTCAAGGCCATGGGCCTGGACGAGGACGGCGGGCTGGCCTGGACGCTGTCCATCGTCGGCCTCGTCGTCGTGATCCGGATCCTGCTGATCCCGCTGTTCTTCAAGCAGATCAAGGCCTCGCGCGGCATGCAGCTGCTCGCGCCCGAGATGCAGGCCATCCAGAAGAAGTACAAGGGGAAGACGGATCCCGCGTCCCGCGAGGCGATGAGCCGCGAGACGATGGAGCTCTACCGCAAGCACGGCACCAACCCGTTCGCGTCCTGCCTGCCGATCCTGCTGCAGTCGCCGATCTTCTTCGCGCTGTTCCGCGTCCTCAACTCCCTCAAGCCTCTGTCCGAGGGCACGTACCCGCGCGGTGACTCCATCGGCCCGATGACGCAGGACCTCGCGTCGTCCGCCGAGTCCGCCACGATCTTCGGTGCCCCGCTGTCCGGCACGTTCATGCAGGCCAACGGAGACATCCACATCCAGCTCGTCACGGTCCTGCTGATCGTCGCGATGTCCGCGACCACGTTCTTCACGCAGCGCCAGCTCACGCGCAAGAACATGCCGCCGTCGGCCCTCGAGGGCCCCATGGCGCAGCAGCAGAAGGTGCTCCTCTACGTCCTGCCGCTGATCTTCGCGTTCTCGGGCGTGAACTTCCCGATCGGTGTCCTCGTCTACTGGACGACCACGAACCTCTGGTCCATGGGCCAGCAGTTCTACACGATCCGCCGCATGCCGGCGCCGGGCTCCGAGGCCGAGCGCCTCATGCTCGAGCGGCGTGCCCGCAAGGGCAAGGGTCCGGTCATCGAGGTTCCCGCGACCGTCGTCGACGAGAAGCCGCGCGGGCAGCGCCAGCAGCCGAAGCGCAAGGACCGGCAGAAGCCGACCGCTCGTGCGGCAGGCACGTCCGCCTCCGACGTGCAGGACGCGCCCGTGAGCGACGCTCCGGTCACTGACGCTCCGGTCACCGACGCTCCGGTCACCGACGCGCCCGTGACCGACGCGCCCGTCACCAAGGCGAAGCCCAAGAGCGGGGGAGTGACGCCGAAGAAGGCGGGCGGCCCCCCGCCCAAGAACGCTGGCCAGAGCAGCAAGAAGCCGCGCCCCAAGAACTGA
- the dnaA gene encoding chromosomal replication initiator protein DnaA: protein MAQDEELTRVWGHVVTTLEASPDITQRQLAFVRLAQPLGLLDGTLILAVGNEYTKEYLETKVRTEVTDALTDALGRDGRFAITVDPQLVDDAPPAVRAMTTAPSVGFTTSPPEPPRGEHPAGGPELEADTHAPAPLAVADSHPRAHELPEQRDEPRREIPSTRRQAAEPARLNPNYLFETFVIGSSNRFAHAAAVAVAEAPAKAYNPLFIYGDSGLGKTHLLHAIGHYAQNLYPSVRVRYVNSEEFTNDFINSISEGKAGAFQRRYREVDVLLIDDIQFLQGKEQTMEEFFHTFNTLHNANKQVVITSDLPPKQLNGFEDRMRSRFEWGLITDVQPPDLETRIAILRKKAGGDNMQAPPDVLEYIASKISTNIRELEGALIRVTAFASLNRQQVDLSLAEIVLKDLITDDQTTEITATQVIGQTAAYFGLTIDDLCGSSRSRVLVTARQIAMYLCRELTDLSLPKIGQAFGGRDHTTVMHANRKIRELMAERRSIYNQVTELTNRIKQQSRS, encoded by the coding sequence GTGGCACAGGACGAAGAGCTCACTCGAGTCTGGGGTCACGTCGTGACGACGCTCGAGGCCAGCCCGGACATCACGCAGCGCCAGCTGGCGTTCGTCCGGCTCGCGCAGCCTCTCGGCCTGCTCGACGGCACGCTGATCCTCGCGGTCGGCAACGAGTACACCAAGGAGTACCTCGAGACGAAGGTGCGCACCGAGGTCACGGATGCGCTGACCGACGCGCTCGGCCGGGACGGTCGGTTCGCGATCACGGTCGACCCGCAGCTCGTCGACGACGCGCCCCCCGCGGTCCGCGCGATGACGACGGCGCCGTCCGTCGGCTTCACGACGAGCCCGCCCGAGCCGCCCCGGGGCGAGCACCCGGCCGGGGGTCCCGAGCTCGAGGCCGACACGCACGCGCCCGCTCCCCTGGCCGTCGCCGACTCCCACCCGCGCGCGCACGAGCTGCCCGAGCAGCGCGACGAGCCCCGCCGCGAGATCCCGTCGACCCGCCGGCAGGCAGCGGAGCCCGCGCGCCTCAACCCGAACTACCTGTTCGAGACGTTCGTCATCGGCTCGTCCAACCGGTTCGCGCACGCCGCCGCGGTCGCGGTGGCCGAGGCGCCGGCGAAGGCGTACAACCCGCTGTTCATCTACGGCGACTCCGGGCTGGGCAAGACCCACCTGCTGCACGCGATCGGTCACTACGCGCAGAACCTCTACCCGAGCGTGCGGGTGCGGTACGTGAACTCCGAGGAGTTCACGAACGACTTCATCAACTCGATCTCGGAGGGCAAGGCGGGCGCGTTCCAGCGCCGCTACCGCGAGGTCGACGTGCTCCTCATCGACGACATCCAGTTCCTGCAGGGCAAGGAACAGACGATGGAGGAGTTCTTCCACACGTTCAACACGCTGCACAACGCGAACAAGCAGGTCGTGATCACGTCGGACCTGCCGCCGAAGCAGCTGAACGGCTTCGAGGACCGGATGCGTTCCCGCTTCGAGTGGGGCCTGATCACGGACGTGCAGCCGCCGGACCTCGAGACGCGCATCGCGATCCTGCGCAAGAAGGCCGGCGGGGACAACATGCAGGCGCCGCCGGACGTGCTGGAGTACATCGCGTCCAAGATCTCGACGAACATCCGCGAGCTCGAGGGTGCGCTGATCCGCGTCACGGCGTTCGCGAGCCTGAACCGCCAGCAGGTGGACCTGTCGCTCGCCGAGATCGTGCTCAAGGACCTCATCACCGACGACCAGACGACGGAGATCACCGCGACGCAGGTGATCGGGCAGACCGCGGCGTACTTCGGGCTGACGATCGACGACCTGTGCGGCTCGTCGCGCTCGCGCGTGCTGGTGACGGCCCGCCAGATCGCGATGTACCTGTGCCGCGAGCTCACGGACCTGTCGCTGCCGAAGATCGGCCAGGCGTTCGGCGGTCGTGACCACACGACGGTGATGCACGCGAACCGCAAGATCCGCGAGCTCATGGCGGAGCGCCGCTCGATCTACAACCAGGTCACGGAGCTCACGAACCGCATCAAGCAGCAGAGCCGCAGCTGA
- a CDS encoding D-alanine--D-alanine ligase family protein — MPGASGAPRVAVLAGGLSHERDVSIRSGRRVAEALRSAGVDVSLHDVDADLVPALTELAPDLVWPVLHGASGEDGSVRDVVQLLGLRLLGTGPRASRVAWSKPIAKTVVSRAGIVTPEFVTLPQSLFRELGAGRVLDAIVTRLGLPVVVKPSRGGSALGVSVVRTADELPRAMVECFAYGDTALIERAVDGVEVAVSVVDLGDGPAALPPIEIVTDGPYDYDARYNPGRVEYFAPARLAPETRAAVEDVAITAHRALGLARLSRADLIVDEEGVVHFLEVNVTPGMTETSLLPQAAEAAGHNLSTLYRSLVEASLAAEPTGLEGVQAL; from the coding sequence GTGCCCGGCGCTTCCGGCGCACCGCGCGTCGCCGTCCTCGCCGGTGGACTGTCGCACGAGCGTGACGTGTCGATCCGCTCCGGCCGGCGCGTCGCCGAGGCCCTGCGCTCCGCCGGCGTCGACGTGAGCCTGCACGACGTCGACGCCGACCTCGTACCCGCGCTCACCGAGCTCGCACCCGACCTCGTGTGGCCCGTGCTGCACGGCGCCAGCGGCGAGGACGGCTCCGTGCGGGACGTCGTCCAGCTCCTCGGGCTGCGCCTGCTCGGCACCGGTCCGCGCGCCAGCCGCGTCGCGTGGAGCAAGCCCATCGCCAAGACGGTCGTGTCCCGCGCCGGCATCGTGACGCCCGAGTTCGTGACCCTCCCGCAGTCGCTGTTCCGCGAGCTCGGAGCCGGACGCGTGCTGGACGCCATCGTCACCCGACTCGGCCTGCCCGTCGTCGTGAAGCCGTCCCGCGGCGGCTCCGCCCTGGGCGTCTCCGTGGTCCGCACCGCCGACGAGCTGCCCCGCGCGATGGTCGAGTGCTTCGCCTACGGCGACACCGCCCTCATCGAGCGCGCCGTCGACGGCGTCGAGGTCGCGGTGTCCGTCGTCGACCTCGGCGACGGACCGGCGGCGCTGCCGCCCATCGAGATCGTCACCGACGGGCCCTACGACTACGACGCGCGCTACAACCCCGGTCGCGTCGAGTACTTCGCGCCCGCACGCCTGGCTCCGGAGACGCGCGCCGCCGTCGAGGACGTCGCCATCACCGCACACCGCGCTCTCGGCCTCGCGCGCCTGTCGCGCGCCGACCTCATCGTCGACGAGGAGGGCGTCGTGCACTTCCTCGAGGTGAACGTCACTCCTGGGATGACCGAGACTTCCCTGTTGCCGCAGGCAGCGGAGGCCGCCGGGCACAACCTCTCGACCTTGTACCGGTCGCTCGTGGAGGCGTCCCTCGCCGCCGAGCCGACCGGCCTGGAGGGCGTCCAGGCGCTCTGA
- the yidD gene encoding membrane protein insertion efficiency factor YidD, whose protein sequence is MSIVRSVLVWLLRAPGRVLLGLLWLYQHVVSPLTPPTCRYYPSCSQYAVIAIRRHGAARGTWLAGRRLLRCHPWTPGGVDDVPPARPSSRLHVAHGAH, encoded by the coding sequence ATGAGCATCGTGCGTTCCGTCCTGGTCTGGCTGCTCCGCGCGCCCGGACGTGTACTTCTCGGTCTTCTCTGGTTGTACCAGCACGTGGTGTCGCCGCTGACCCCGCCCACCTGCCGGTACTACCCGTCCTGCTCCCAGTACGCCGTGATCGCGATCCGTCGCCACGGCGCTGCGCGCGGGACCTGGCTCGCCGGCCGACGGCTGCTGCGCTGCCACCCCTGGACGCCCGGCGGTGTCGACGACGTGCCTCCCGCACGCCCGTCGAGCCGACTTCACGTGGCGCACGGCGCCCACTGA